One Setaria viridis chromosome 5, Setaria_viridis_v4.0, whole genome shotgun sequence genomic region harbors:
- the LOC117859324 gene encoding uncharacterized protein — MCNSNVKSAGVAQIDGRPVLQPAGNRVAPPEGARPLKKSLHKSLSMPASFDNNAAAAAARPAPENTRAAAAASLLPPATPASVTARATKAAAAVAAEKSRVKARKPGAVLPVVTFAALEAFEPAGSIAAAQREHAAQAQAQRKMRIAHYGRTASFSRVEGRVGATAAEPVPASPTGNDEKRCSFITPYSDPLYVAYHDEEWGVPVHDDELLFEMLTLSGVQVGADWTSILKKRHVYREAFSGFNVDAVAKYTEKQMALLSTDFGLDLGTVRGTVNNACRILEVRRDFGSLDKYVWAFVNNKPLSPGYKYSRKIPVKTSKSESISKDMVRRGFRFVGPTVIHSFMQAVGLTNDHLVSCPRHRACSTSAAAAGRAN, encoded by the exons ATGTGCAACTCCAACGTCAAGTCCGCGGGCGTCGCCCAGATCGACGGCCGCCCGGTGCTGCAGCCGGCGGGCAACCGCGTGGCGCCGCCGGAGGGGGCGCGCCCGCTCAAGAAGTCCCTGCACAAGTCGCTCTCCATGCCGGCCTCCTTCGACAACaatgccgccgcggcggccgcgcgacCCGCGCCCGAGaacacccgcgccgccgcggcggcttcCCTGCTGCCGCCTGCGACGCCGGCCTCGGTCACCGCGAGGGcgacgaaggcggcggcggccgtggccgcggaGAAGAGCAGGGTCAAGGCCAGGAAGCCCGGCGCGGTGCTGCCGGTGGTGACGTTCGCAGCGCTGGAGGCGTTCGAGCCCGCGGGGAGCatcgcggcggcgcagcgggagcacgccgcgcaggcgcaggcgcagcgcAAGATGCGCATCGCGCACTACGGACGCACCGCGTCCTTCTCCCGTGTCGAGGGGAGggtcggcgccaccgccgcggagCCCGTCCCCGCCTCCCCCACCGGGAACGACGAGAAGCGCTGCAGCTTCATCACGCCCTACTCGG ACCCCCTGTATGTGGCGTACCACGACGAGGAGTGGGGAGTGCCCGTGCACGATGACGA GTTGCTGTTCGAGATGCTCACCCTGTCTGGCGTGCAAGTCGGGGCGGATTGGACTTCCATCCTCAAGAAAAGACACGTCTACAG GGAGGCGTTCTCCGGCTTCAACGTGGACGCGGTCGCCAAGTACACCGAGAAGCAGATGGCGTTGCTGAGCACCGACTTCGGCCTGGACTTGGGCACCGTCAGAGGGACCGTCAACAACGCCTGCCGGATTCTCGAG GTGCGGAGGGACTTTGGGTCGCTGGACAAGTACGTGTGGGCATTCGTGAACAACAAGCCGCTGTCGCCGGGGTACAAGTACAGCCGGAAGATCCCGGTGAAGACGTCCAAGTCGGAGTCCATCAGCAAGGACATGGTGCGCCGGGGCTTCCGCTTCGTCGGCCCCACCGTCATCCACTCCTTCATGCAGGCCGTCGGGCTCACAAACGACCACCTCGTCTCCTGCCCACGCCACCGCGcctgctccacctccgccgccgccgccggccgcgctaACTGA